The Fictibacillus arsenicus genome contains a region encoding:
- a CDS encoding ROK family transcriptional regulator, producing the protein MSFIGQNTLRTKQLNRSLVLQSILRLTKPTRQEIASFTKLTPATITNIIGELMAEKLVVETGSMEGGEKRAGRKTIVLDLNEESKRIAGVHIRSDRVELGIMTLKGKVLQFHHFPLPDKIDQNDFLAILIKELESFLATSKVPVSCIGIGSVGLVDFENGRILEAEHMGWEKVELVSAISSRFHIPVYLDHHVRGMALAEKLFGSCKNETDFLCVYLGQGIGSGMYLRDQLFRSDLTGAGELGHMIYQPGGIPCWCGSRGCLERYASEAAILKEFKVSSIDDFITGCKHGDENMLKGATDAGKQIATVLTSIINMLHVNKIMVGGKLADPELPLITEIRKEVRHLSFLDKKRRVEIEASSMGEQVGVIGAASLALLYAVFNANLTGKR; encoded by the coding sequence ATGTCATTCATCGGTCAAAATACGTTACGAACAAAACAGTTAAACCGCTCACTCGTACTGCAATCGATTCTTAGGCTAACAAAGCCAACTCGCCAGGAGATCGCTTCTTTTACGAAGCTGACACCAGCGACCATCACAAATATTATCGGTGAATTGATGGCTGAGAAACTCGTTGTAGAGACAGGCAGTATGGAAGGCGGGGAAAAGAGGGCAGGGCGCAAAACCATCGTCCTTGATTTGAATGAAGAGTCTAAGCGTATTGCGGGTGTTCATATCCGCAGTGACCGTGTTGAATTAGGAATCATGACATTAAAGGGGAAAGTGCTGCAGTTTCATCATTTTCCTCTTCCAGATAAAATCGATCAAAACGATTTTTTAGCTATATTAATAAAAGAACTCGAAAGCTTTCTGGCGACATCAAAAGTTCCCGTATCCTGTATCGGAATAGGATCAGTTGGACTTGTTGATTTTGAGAATGGACGAATCCTAGAAGCAGAACATATGGGTTGGGAAAAAGTCGAACTTGTATCGGCTATTTCTTCCCGCTTCCATATTCCTGTTTATCTGGATCATCATGTTCGAGGGATGGCGCTTGCTGAAAAGCTATTCGGATCATGCAAGAATGAAACAGATTTCCTTTGTGTTTATCTTGGACAAGGAATCGGTTCAGGCATGTATTTGAGAGATCAATTGTTTCGAAGTGATCTGACAGGAGCGGGTGAGCTGGGTCATATGATCTACCAACCTGGCGGTATTCCTTGCTGGTGCGGAAGCCGTGGATGTTTGGAGCGATATGCCTCTGAAGCTGCAATTTTAAAAGAATTTAAGGTAAGCTCTATCGATGATTTTATAACGGGGTGCAAGCATGGTGACGAAAACATGCTAAAGGGTGCAACTGATGCAGGAAAACAAATCGCAACTGTTCTTACTTCTATCATCAATATGCTTCATGTAAATAAGATCATGGTCGGAGGAAAACTTGCTGATCCAGAACTGCCCTTGATCACTGAGATTAGAAAAGAGGTCCGCCATTTATCTTTTCTTGATAAAAAAAGACGCGTTGAGATCGAAGCTTCTTCTATGGGAGAGCAGGTCGGCGTGATTGGTGCTGCGAGTCTAGCATTGCTTTATGCCGTATTCAATGCGAATCTAACCGGAAAAAGGTGA
- a CDS encoding extracellular solute-binding protein — MKFKRFLWLGLMLCFIFPQHFVTAETNSNDKPAEQVVEENYHTVLENWKKEGKKDASTFEAFVSPSNFQTADQKNLLPVEKSKGYNDRVFYWHNQASVSYEVDVKEAGLYELSFDYYPLSNEVVPIEGAIQVNGKYSFYESRRIVFPANWKNAKQTFEKDRFGNDMIPKQKRIEEWSRITAEDASQLHAEPLKYELQKGKNTITLTNLSGEMLLGNAYVTSPGKLLSYRDYLKKHKDQKLVKEALITREAEKNYEKNSSYIRPFAANDTSAVPSSPKKLLLNTLGGESWTKSGQTVNWKVNVKKDGFYKLTFKVLQNKETTGPVFRKLLIDGEVPFAEAAPITFDFNKNWSNVTLEDKNGKAFLFYLSKGEHEIGLEADASPVEPVLHTTNNIMREMEELTLEIRKLTGNQTDTARGWKISEYIPGIDKKLSDWADELEGELKYLRTLDNSNEDSKDMVSLKMAVQKLRSLSNEPDEIPSRLTELSEGSSSAAQLLGNMLVTLPKQPLTVDRFYVHGDQKEVPDAEAGFWEKLFDSIHRFFLSFFSENYSASEAEEDTLEVWVNRPRQYVELLQNLSDQNFTPETGIKVKFSIMPEEQKLILANASNKQPDIALGISSWLPYELSIRGAAVDLHQFDDFEAFSKQFSPGAFLPLMIGDSVYAMPETQDFFVQFYRKDIMQALELPVPDTWDDVKGILPELQRYGMNYYTHIAGATGFKPFQATAPFVYQFDGNLYGNNGMKTAIGSEESLKGIQFMAELNTIYSLPLQVPNFYNHFRYSTLPIGTANFTTYTQLTAAAPEIAGWWDISPHPGVKKEDGTVERWATGSGQSAMIFKGTKSKEDSWELLKWWLSTDTQTEFATNLQMLYGPEYMWNTSNLEAFKNLPWPEEHKKTILKQWEYLYEVPKNPGSYMIERELSNIWNRIVFDGVNPRSAVDDSVVAIDREIKRKMEEFGYVKDGKMVKPYPIPTIEQVKSWAGDENENKNN; from the coding sequence ATGAAGTTTAAAAGATTTCTTTGGTTAGGTTTAATGCTGTGCTTCATCTTTCCACAACATTTTGTAACTGCTGAAACGAACAGTAATGATAAACCTGCCGAACAAGTCGTGGAGGAAAACTATCATACCGTCCTTGAAAACTGGAAGAAAGAAGGGAAGAAGGACGCTTCAACGTTTGAAGCGTTCGTATCTCCTTCAAACTTTCAAACAGCAGATCAAAAGAATTTGCTGCCGGTTGAGAAAAGCAAAGGATACAACGATCGTGTTTTCTATTGGCATAACCAAGCATCCGTTTCATATGAGGTTGATGTAAAAGAAGCGGGGCTATATGAACTATCTTTTGATTATTACCCGCTGAGCAACGAGGTTGTTCCAATAGAGGGCGCTATTCAAGTGAACGGTAAATATTCATTTTACGAGAGCAGAAGAATTGTATTTCCGGCTAACTGGAAGAATGCAAAACAAACTTTCGAGAAAGACCGGTTTGGAAATGACATGATTCCGAAGCAAAAACGAATCGAGGAGTGGAGCCGGATAACCGCAGAGGATGCGAGCCAGCTGCATGCCGAACCGTTAAAATACGAGCTGCAAAAAGGAAAGAATACGATTACGCTTACGAACTTATCGGGTGAAATGCTTCTCGGGAATGCGTACGTGACATCACCTGGCAAACTGCTCAGCTATAGAGACTATTTAAAGAAACATAAGGATCAGAAGCTCGTTAAAGAAGCGCTGATCACACGGGAAGCGGAAAAAAACTACGAAAAAAACAGCTCGTACATACGGCCGTTTGCCGCAAATGATACATCTGCTGTTCCAAGCAGTCCGAAGAAACTTCTGCTGAACACGCTTGGCGGTGAATCTTGGACAAAGTCCGGGCAAACCGTTAACTGGAAAGTAAACGTGAAGAAAGATGGCTTTTACAAGCTGACCTTTAAAGTTCTGCAGAACAAAGAAACGACCGGTCCTGTTTTCCGAAAACTTTTGATCGATGGAGAAGTTCCTTTCGCTGAGGCAGCACCGATCACATTTGATTTTAATAAAAACTGGTCCAACGTCACGCTAGAAGACAAGAATGGAAAGGCTTTTTTATTTTATTTATCCAAAGGTGAGCATGAGATCGGATTAGAAGCCGATGCTTCACCCGTTGAACCAGTCCTTCATACGACGAACAACATCATGCGGGAGATGGAAGAGCTTACGCTTGAGATCAGAAAACTCACAGGGAACCAAACGGATACGGCCCGCGGCTGGAAGATCAGTGAATATATTCCGGGTATCGATAAAAAGCTTTCCGACTGGGCGGATGAACTTGAAGGAGAACTGAAATACTTACGCACATTGGACAATTCTAATGAAGATTCAAAAGACATGGTTTCATTAAAAATGGCCGTTCAAAAGCTTAGAAGTTTAAGCAATGAACCAGACGAGATCCCGAGCAGACTGACAGAACTTTCAGAAGGTTCATCATCAGCCGCACAGCTGTTGGGGAACATGCTTGTGACCTTACCGAAACAGCCGTTAACGGTCGACCGGTTTTACGTACACGGTGATCAAAAAGAAGTGCCTGATGCGGAAGCAGGTTTTTGGGAAAAACTATTCGATTCCATCCACCGATTCTTCTTATCGTTCTTCTCGGAAAACTATTCTGCAAGTGAAGCAGAAGAGGATACGTTAGAAGTATGGGTGAACCGGCCTCGTCAATACGTAGAGCTATTGCAAAACTTATCGGATCAGAACTTTACACCGGAGACCGGAATCAAAGTCAAATTCTCGATCATGCCTGAAGAACAAAAGCTAATTTTAGCCAACGCTTCAAACAAACAGCCGGATATCGCGCTTGGCATCAGCTCTTGGCTGCCATATGAGCTTTCAATTCGCGGGGCGGCGGTTGATCTGCATCAGTTTGACGATTTCGAGGCGTTCAGCAAACAGTTCTCGCCAGGCGCGTTTTTACCGCTCATGATTGGTGATTCTGTCTATGCGATGCCAGAAACGCAAGATTTCTTCGTTCAATTTTATAGAAAAGATATTATGCAGGCGTTAGAACTGCCGGTTCCGGATACATGGGATGACGTCAAGGGCATCCTGCCAGAACTCCAGCGTTACGGGATGAACTATTATACCCACATCGCAGGTGCTACTGGTTTCAAACCGTTCCAGGCAACAGCTCCTTTCGTTTATCAGTTTGATGGTAATCTGTACGGAAATAATGGCATGAAAACCGCGATCGGATCTGAAGAATCGTTAAAAGGAATCCAATTCATGGCGGAATTGAACACGATCTACAGCTTGCCGCTGCAAGTTCCAAACTTTTATAACCATTTCCGTTACTCAACGCTTCCGATCGGGACGGCAAACTTTACAACGTACACCCAGCTGACAGCTGCTGCTCCTGAGATCGCGGGTTGGTGGGATATCTCTCCTCATCCTGGTGTGAAAAAGGAAGATGGTACAGTCGAACGTTGGGCAACCGGTTCTGGACAGTCGGCGATGATCTTTAAAGGAACAAAGAGCAAGGAAGATTCTTGGGAACTCTTAAAATGGTGGCTGTCTACGGATACACAGACAGAGTTCGCGACAAACCTACAGATGCTGTACGGACCAGAATACATGTGGAACACGTCGAACCTTGAGGCGTTTAAGAACCTTCCTTGGCCGGAAGAGCATAAGAAAACGATTCTTAAACAATGGGAGTATTTATACGAAGTGCCGAAGAATCCAGGTTCCTACATGATCGAGCGTGAACTGAGCAACATCTGGAACCGCATTGTATTCGATGGGGTTAACCCAAGGTCAGCAGTCGATGATTCAGTCGTTGCGATCGACAGGGAGATTAAAAGAAAAATGGAAGAGTTCGGGTATGTGAAGGACGGCAAGATGGTCAAGCCGTATCCGATCCCTACGATAGAACAAGTGAAAAGTTGGGCAGGGGATGAGAATGAAAACAAAAACAACTAA
- a CDS encoding sugar phosphate isomerase/epimerase family protein, whose translation MKLGFLTNSLVHHGMNNMEDLVNWSVEHKFQALEVGPNVPFHSLEKVVSEKKIEVAALTYCRNFLSEDEELATLHKKELFNRVRMAGELGIPVVVTSTGISASAKGDHYDGYDAIRSKPEYSLEKVVSLFHEVITLAEEMNVKIAFENCPLMGNIAISPDLWGLLFERLDSPNVGLAYDPSHLIWQFIDPYLPIKEFGHKVFHVHAKDTEINHEQLKRAGILSDFSWWRYRLPGLGDLNWTKFVSELTEAGYNGVISVEHEDPVWGGDLSKTKQGLVISKQYLEKISGLVTDPLIKMIKE comes from the coding sequence ATGAAGCTTGGTTTTTTAACGAATTCGTTGGTTCATCACGGAATGAACAACATGGAAGATCTAGTGAATTGGTCCGTAGAGCATAAGTTTCAGGCTTTGGAAGTAGGACCGAATGTACCCTTTCATTCCTTAGAAAAAGTGGTATCAGAAAAAAAGATAGAAGTAGCTGCGTTAACGTATTGCAGAAATTTTTTAAGTGAAGACGAAGAACTCGCGACTCTTCATAAAAAGGAGCTCTTTAACCGGGTAAGGATGGCTGGGGAACTTGGTATTCCAGTCGTGGTAACTTCCACTGGAATATCAGCCAGCGCAAAAGGTGATCATTATGATGGCTATGATGCCATCCGTTCAAAACCTGAATACAGTTTGGAAAAGGTCGTTTCATTGTTTCATGAAGTTATCACACTAGCTGAAGAAATGAACGTTAAGATTGCCTTTGAGAACTGCCCGCTCATGGGGAATATCGCCATATCACCAGATCTATGGGGATTGTTATTTGAAAGACTGGATTCACCAAATGTTGGTCTGGCTTATGATCCCTCTCATCTCATCTGGCAGTTTATCGACCCTTATCTTCCTATTAAAGAATTCGGCCACAAAGTCTTTCATGTTCATGCAAAAGATACTGAAATCAATCATGAACAACTAAAGAGAGCGGGGATTTTGTCGGATTTCAGCTGGTGGAGATACCGTTTACCAGGCTTGGGAGACCTTAACTGGACGAAATTTGTCTCTGAACTGACTGAGGCTGGTTACAATGGAGTAATTAGTGTAGAACATGAAGATCCTGTTTGGGGTGGGGATTTGTCCAAGACAAAACAAGGACTAGTCATCTCAAAACAATATCTTGAAAAAATTTCTGGATTGGTTACTGATCCTCTCATAAAGATGATAAAAGAGTAG
- a CDS encoding Gfo/Idh/MocA family protein, translating to MSLRIGIVGTGRTIGVASDHLHGIQANPGWILSAVYDIVPDNAKQWIQQHNLASALICSSLEELLDKVDAVVICTDNLSHGTIAREAFKRKLPVLCEKPLSVDYHESKKLAEEAAAVGVVNYMGMQYRYHPYAQLIKEIISSGELGDIFSYRHKLGGGRIGNPNVGMEWRMKKETSGAGAVADFGIHQVDLIHFFLHETCGEITSVQAELATFIQARQSEGASAAPVTNDDIAVVIARLENGAMITLNNSRLLPQDGDGIEIVGTKAAISMDQHGRLFLRKKNADGSWSGEREELEIEERHKFLGLARGKQYKEFYEAVKNNQPHELSFAYAAQAARVIDAAVLSSQEGRRVSISEIE from the coding sequence ATGAGCTTACGAATCGGAATTGTTGGAACAGGAAGAACGATCGGCGTGGCGAGTGATCATCTGCACGGCATTCAAGCGAATCCCGGATGGATTCTCTCAGCTGTTTACGACATCGTCCCGGACAACGCGAAACAATGGATCCAGCAGCACAATCTTGCTTCTGCACTGATTTGTTCCAGCCTGGAAGAACTATTAGACAAGGTAGATGCTGTCGTAATCTGTACAGATAACTTATCCCACGGAACGATCGCAAGAGAAGCATTCAAAAGAAAGCTGCCTGTTCTATGTGAAAAACCTCTTTCAGTCGACTATCACGAATCGAAAAAACTGGCTGAAGAAGCAGCGGCGGTGGGTGTCGTCAATTACATGGGCATGCAATACCGGTATCATCCATACGCTCAGCTGATCAAAGAGATCATCTCATCCGGCGAACTTGGAGACATCTTTTCATACCGTCATAAGCTAGGGGGCGGGAGAATCGGAAACCCGAATGTTGGAATGGAATGGCGGATGAAAAAAGAAACGTCAGGAGCTGGAGCAGTCGCCGATTTTGGGATTCATCAGGTGGATCTCATTCATTTTTTCCTGCATGAAACGTGCGGAGAAATTACAAGCGTACAAGCCGAACTTGCGACATTCATCCAAGCGCGTCAGTCAGAAGGTGCGTCAGCGGCCCCTGTTACAAACGATGATATCGCGGTTGTGATCGCTCGCTTAGAAAACGGAGCGATGATTACACTGAACAACTCCAGGCTTCTGCCGCAAGATGGCGATGGTATTGAGATCGTGGGGACGAAAGCAGCCATTTCAATGGATCAGCACGGCCGGCTCTTTTTAAGAAAAAAGAATGCTGACGGTTCATGGTCAGGCGAACGGGAAGAGCTCGAGATCGAAGAGAGACATAAGTTCCTTGGACTTGCTCGCGGGAAACAATATAAAGAGTTTTATGAGGCGGTAAAAAACAACCAACCACATGAATTATCGTTCGCGTATGCAGCTCAAGCAGCAAGAGTGATCGATGCGGCTGTATTATCAAGCCAAGAAGGAAGAAGAGTTTCTATTTCAGAGATCGAATAA
- a CDS encoding ABC transporter substrate-binding protein → MKKVFSLIAILALMFSMAACSSDEKASTGEKKEDVTISYASWSLGTEKEQNLERLMIKAFEKKYPNIKVKIDESISPTDWNGTLAAAASAGKMPDVFALPQIPASLSNDWLMDVTKMTEKDKDFANIPEAVRESATYNEKVYAIPFAQHFLGYLVNKDLFNEANLDYPEFGFSVEEYTKAIKEVTNISKGVAGTNHAFSVADWYPAAVNPDMGWYTLADGQYSLDSKEFIAGANLAKEIITNNYAYETLPDDQKANFKGENPEEVWMNGQVAVKWDGTWGIPALLEKGQFEFDYIGLPGGRTGVTNDFVGISKTSKHAEEAYLFSKWMSFGKEGFMKRMEIAQKEGKALNTLPVNSDPEILDEYFAINEVPGIKIAYDNLDNAVVEPVKTEPGYVDARWEAPTGVKVGDEANAKVALIMDNVIKGNLKIEDYAKQLDQLADQKSKEAQEALKDK, encoded by the coding sequence ATGAAAAAAGTTTTTTCGCTTATCGCTATCTTGGCGCTTATGTTCTCAATGGCTGCCTGCAGCTCTGATGAAAAGGCTAGCACCGGTGAGAAAAAAGAAGATGTGACCATTTCTTATGCAAGCTGGTCACTTGGTACAGAAAAAGAACAAAACCTTGAGCGTCTTATGATTAAGGCATTCGAAAAGAAATATCCAAACATCAAGGTAAAAATCGATGAATCGATCAGTCCGACAGACTGGAACGGTACATTAGCTGCAGCGGCTAGTGCTGGCAAGATGCCTGATGTTTTTGCTTTACCGCAAATTCCAGCGTCATTATCAAATGACTGGCTGATGGATGTTACGAAAATGACGGAAAAAGACAAAGACTTTGCAAACATCCCAGAGGCAGTACGTGAATCGGCAACATACAACGAAAAAGTGTATGCGATTCCATTCGCTCAGCATTTCTTAGGCTACTTAGTAAATAAAGACTTGTTTAATGAAGCAAACCTGGATTATCCAGAGTTCGGTTTTTCCGTTGAAGAATATACAAAAGCGATTAAAGAAGTTACGAATATCAGCAAAGGTGTTGCTGGAACTAACCATGCCTTCTCAGTAGCGGACTGGTATCCGGCTGCGGTTAACCCTGACATGGGCTGGTACACATTGGCTGACGGACAATACTCATTAGACAGCAAAGAGTTTATTGCAGGTGCAAATCTTGCAAAAGAAATCATAACAAACAACTATGCATACGAGACTCTGCCTGATGATCAAAAAGCAAACTTTAAAGGTGAAAATCCAGAGGAAGTTTGGATGAACGGCCAGGTTGCCGTGAAATGGGACGGTACATGGGGTATTCCGGCACTCCTTGAAAAAGGACAGTTTGAATTTGACTATATCGGACTTCCTGGTGGAAGAACGGGCGTAACGAACGACTTTGTTGGAATCTCTAAAACAAGTAAACATGCTGAAGAAGCTTACCTTTTCTCTAAGTGGATGTCATTTGGAAAAGAAGGATTCATGAAGCGCATGGAGATTGCACAAAAAGAAGGAAAAGCGCTAAATACTCTTCCTGTTAACTCAGATCCTGAAATTTTAGATGAATACTTTGCGATTAACGAAGTGCCTGGAATTAAGATAGCTTATGACAACTTAGACAATGCGGTTGTAGAGCCTGTTAAAACGGAACCTGGTTATGTGGATGCACGCTGGGAAGCACCAACAGGCGTGAAAGTGGGAGATGAAGCAAATGCAAAAGTAGCCTTAATTATGGATAACGTGATCAAAGGCAACTTAAAGATTGAAGACTATGCGAAACAGCTTGATCAATTAGCAGACCAAAAAAGCAAGGAAGCACAAGAGGCTTTAAAAGATAAATAA
- a CDS encoding LacI family DNA-binding transcriptional regulator → MVTLKDVAKRAGVSVSTASYSINGSSLITNETKQKVLLAAKEIGYRTNGPAKNLKEKKTNIIGLFLSGFTGPFFTDMMEGIQDVVIQNGYELMVYASDDKHRLLVERYVDGAIILNFHMKDAFLESIADEKLPCIVLDREMESPFINQVLLPNERGSAMAVHYLLEKGHKRIGYMAGSAESYDGEMRLKGFKKEMQKHNHSFSEKDLLRADFTESSGYLAMFQYIEKHTQNVPTAFICANDEMAMGAIRAIKEKNLKVPDDIAIIGFDDIYVSQHFSPSITTIKVPRKQWGIIAAHSLFKMMDSEYESETDEAVSIELMSRTSG, encoded by the coding sequence TTGGTCACATTAAAAGATGTTGCGAAACGGGCAGGTGTCAGCGTTTCAACAGCATCCTACTCCATCAATGGAAGCTCCTTAATCACAAATGAAACAAAACAAAAGGTTCTTCTTGCCGCTAAAGAGATCGGCTATCGCACGAACGGTCCTGCCAAAAACCTCAAAGAGAAAAAAACGAATATTATCGGCTTATTTCTCAGTGGATTCACGGGTCCGTTTTTCACGGACATGATGGAAGGCATTCAAGATGTGGTTATTCAAAACGGATATGAGTTAATGGTCTATGCTTCGGATGACAAGCATCGTCTGCTTGTGGAACGTTATGTGGATGGGGCAATCATCCTTAACTTTCATATGAAAGATGCATTTTTAGAATCCATTGCCGACGAAAAGCTGCCTTGTATTGTGCTGGACAGAGAAATGGAATCCCCATTTATTAATCAAGTCCTTCTTCCTAATGAACGAGGATCGGCTATGGCGGTTCATTACCTTTTAGAAAAAGGGCATAAAAGAATCGGCTACATGGCAGGTTCCGCTGAATCCTACGATGGCGAGATGCGTTTGAAAGGTTTTAAAAAGGAGATGCAAAAACACAACCATTCATTCTCTGAAAAAGATCTTCTGCGAGCCGATTTCACTGAATCCAGCGGCTATCTAGCCATGTTCCAATACATAGAGAAACATACACAGAACGTTCCCACGGCTTTTATTTGTGCAAATGATGAAATGGCCATGGGGGCAATCAGAGCTATAAAAGAAAAGAATCTAAAAGTGCCAGATGACATAGCCATTATCGGATTTGATGATATTTATGTATCCCAGCATTTTAGCCCTTCGATCACGACGATAAAAGTGCCTAGAAAACAGTGGGGGATCATTGCAGCACATTCATTGTTTAAAATGATGGATTCAGAGTATGAAAGTGAAACAGACGAGGCCGTATCGATCGAATTAATGAGCCGGACTTCGGGGTGA
- a CDS encoding beta-galactosidase, which translates to MIQIKNEKVIVNGKEVILFGGELHYFRVPSSEWRTRIRQVKEAGANMVSTYVPWIFHEYEEGSIDLTGETRPERDLETFLQLVKEEGMNCLVRPGPYVMAEIVDHGVPTWFIDKYPEAVAKTNEGNPHPTRVVSYSHPVFLEKVEIWYEKVCAVIKPFLVTNGGSVILFQLDNEVGMFHWVTNQPDYNESTLKEFTDHLKNKYTQQDFEHTFRVPYGEISTFAQSKIKKPDPIFAHALRNEFGLFLREHYRRFIEYLKKSAEKKGMDVPFVVNIHGFHTIDLTKRGTMYPIGISQLLETAKIDNVLMAGDYYIGNIEYDNYTDIVLANAFTKAIQWKEQPLFSAEFQGGSIHDKPRLQPATFDLTTRLCIADGMNGVNYYMFAAGENYENIGLFGKRHDWQAPLTADGKKSPHYYTIQHIGKMLQVFERSLIETKPEVDIHFGFYPDYYMTEFHDEHTKGMTDRIQRDRDAYLYNGIAKALRVNNIIYDAVNLLDDEELYPKKLPTLWMFATEWMDEDIQRKLVHYLENGGKLILFPTIPVKTMKNVPCTILKDYIGVSVKGHKQHSFVQIDDTENVITNQMEIYETESGAFAWTEDDKEVAAFEKQLGKGTLIMFGIGMDHNFNYQNDSIVQLAGRAGIQSRFKLDAELDLAIRTSPDHGSYLFIQNFDEYKKKTTLHYKEKPLFGGKELVVPLRTGLMLPIDVPLRDDLTITYGTGEIYNMKHEQDKLELSIKITQPEEEFVLTSMKWIPSENENVIVQKLAENQFKVLIRSHNETESILFNPVAVQASKL; encoded by the coding sequence ATGATTCAGATAAAAAATGAGAAAGTAATCGTAAACGGAAAAGAAGTAATCCTGTTCGGTGGAGAGCTTCACTACTTCCGTGTACCTTCAAGCGAATGGAGAACGCGCATCCGCCAAGTGAAAGAAGCCGGAGCAAACATGGTCAGCACCTATGTTCCTTGGATTTTTCATGAATATGAAGAGGGTTCGATTGATTTAACAGGTGAAACGCGTCCGGAAAGAGATCTAGAAACGTTTCTCCAACTGGTAAAAGAAGAAGGGATGAACTGCCTTGTTCGTCCAGGCCCATACGTAATGGCGGAAATCGTGGACCACGGCGTCCCGACATGGTTCATCGATAAATATCCAGAAGCGGTCGCGAAAACAAACGAAGGAAATCCACATCCTACACGAGTTGTCAGTTACAGCCATCCGGTCTTTCTTGAAAAAGTTGAGATCTGGTATGAAAAAGTTTGCGCCGTCATCAAACCGTTTCTTGTTACTAACGGCGGATCGGTCATTCTGTTTCAGCTTGATAATGAAGTAGGGATGTTTCATTGGGTGACCAATCAGCCTGACTATAACGAATCTACTCTAAAAGAATTCACAGATCATCTTAAAAACAAATACACGCAGCAAGATTTTGAACATACATTCCGGGTTCCTTACGGAGAGATCAGCACTTTCGCACAATCCAAAATTAAAAAACCAGACCCAATCTTTGCACATGCTCTTCGAAATGAGTTTGGATTATTCCTCCGTGAACATTATCGACGGTTCATCGAGTACTTAAAGAAATCGGCTGAGAAAAAAGGGATGGATGTACCTTTTGTTGTGAACATCCATGGTTTCCATACGATCGACCTCACAAAACGAGGCACGATGTACCCGATTGGCATTTCACAGCTGTTAGAAACAGCGAAGATCGACAACGTCCTTATGGCTGGAGATTACTACATCGGCAATATTGAGTACGACAACTACACAGATATTGTTCTCGCAAATGCGTTTACAAAGGCGATCCAATGGAAAGAACAGCCGCTGTTCTCGGCTGAATTCCAGGGTGGAAGTATCCATGACAAACCAAGGCTGCAGCCGGCAACGTTCGATCTCACAACCCGGCTTTGTATAGCTGATGGCATGAATGGCGTGAACTATTACATGTTCGCCGCGGGTGAAAACTATGAAAACATCGGTTTGTTCGGTAAACGTCATGATTGGCAAGCACCTCTTACCGCAGATGGTAAAAAGAGTCCGCATTACTATACCATCCAGCATATCGGGAAGATGCTTCAAGTCTTTGAACGCTCATTGATCGAAACAAAACCAGAAGTGGATATTCATTTTGGATTTTATCCGGATTATTACATGACGGAATTTCACGATGAACATACGAAGGGCATGACCGATCGAATTCAGCGAGATAGAGATGCCTATCTGTATAACGGCATCGCGAAAGCGCTAAGGGTGAACAACATCATCTATGACGCTGTAAATCTATTAGATGATGAAGAGCTTTATCCTAAAAAACTTCCGACGCTCTGGATGTTCGCGACCGAGTGGATGGATGAGGATATCCAGCGTAAGCTCGTTCATTACTTGGAAAACGGCGGAAAGCTCATCTTGTTCCCGACCATACCGGTAAAAACGATGAAAAACGTACCGTGTACGATTTTAAAAGATTACATCGGCGTTTCTGTAAAAGGGCATAAGCAACATAGCTTCGTCCAGATCGATGACACGGAAAATGTAATCACGAATCAGATGGAAATCTATGAAACAGAAAGCGGAGCATTCGCCTGGACAGAAGATGACAAAGAAGTGGCAGCTTTCGAAAAGCAGCTAGGAAAAGGGACTCTTATCATGTTCGGGATTGGGATGGATCACAACTTCAACTACCAGAACGATTCTATAGTCCAATTGGCAGGCCGAGCCGGTATTCAAAGCCGTTTCAAACTAGATGCTGAACTTGATCTAGCTATTCGAACGAGCCCAGACCATGGAAGCTATCTTTTCATCCAAAACTTTGATGAATACAAGAAGAAAACGACTCTTCACTACAAAGAAAAGCCGCTTTTTGGCGGTAAAGAGTTAGTCGTTCCGCTAAGGACCGGCCTTATGCTGCCGATCGATGTTCCGCTTAGAGATGATTTGACCATTACTTATGGAACAGGTGAGATCTACAACATGAAGCACGAGCAAGACAAGCTAGAGCTTTCCATCAAAATCACACAGCCTGAAGAAGAATTCGTTTTAACTTCGATGAAATGGATTCCTTCTGAAAATGAAAACGTTATCGTTCAAAAACTGGCAGAGAATCAATTCAAAGTTTTGATTCGTTCCCACAACGAAACAGAAAGCATTCTTTTTAACCCTGTGGCAGTACAAGCTTCAAAACTATAA